Proteins encoded within one genomic window of Rhodobacteraceae bacterium LMO-JJ12:
- a CDS encoding response regulator transcription factor → MRVLLIEDDTVLGAAVHDQIAADGHSVDWAVRLDAAGEYLDVAGYDLILLDLMLPDGRGQNFLRMLRARGDVTPVIILTAMDQISDRIEGLNAGADDYIVKPFDLSELSARLGAVVRRYSGNPNPLVTLGDLEIDLAARSVQRGGKLVALTAREWVLFEALIQRPGQLLSKAQLEERLYSFESEIESNTIEVHVSRLRKKLGRERIETVRGMGYRLGAP, encoded by the coding sequence ATGCGCGTGCTGCTGATCGAAGATGATACGGTGCTGGGGGCTGCGGTGCACGACCAGATCGCGGCCGACGGCCATTCGGTCGACTGGGCGGTGCGGCTCGATGCGGCGGGCGAATATCTGGATGTGGCGGGCTATGACTTGATTCTGCTCGACCTGATGCTGCCCGATGGGCGCGGTCAGAACTTTCTGCGCATGCTCAGGGCACGCGGCGACGTAACCCCGGTGATCATCCTGACCGCGATGGATCAGATCAGCGACCGGATCGAAGGGCTGAACGCCGGGGCTGACGACTATATCGTCAAACCTTTCGACCTTTCCGAACTTTCGGCGCGTCTTGGCGCGGTGGTGCGGCGCTATAGCGGCAATCCCAATCCGCTGGTCACACTGGGCGACCTCGAGATCGACCTTGCCGCACGCTCGGTGCAGCGTGGCGGCAAGCTGGTGGCTTTGACAGCGCGCGAATGGGTGCTGTTTGAGGCCCTCATCCAACGACCCGGCCAGCTATTGTCCAAGGCGCAACTGGAAGAGCGGCTTTATTCGTTTGAGTCCGAGATCGAAAGCAACACGATCGAGGTGCATGTCAGCCGGTTGCGCAAGAAGCTGGGGCGCGAGCGGATTGAGACCGTGCGCGGCATGGGCTATCGGTTGGGTGCGCCGTGA
- a CDS encoding cytochrome b produces MTLKSTADRYGSLSISMHWLMVLLLIAVYAAINLHDIAPKGSDLRAELKLWHFILGLGVLALVLARIVLRLTSGATPEITPPISRWQSLSAQALHVALYAFMLAMPLIGWLAVSAKGAPITFFGLHLPILIGQDKELYDWLKETHEVIGTAGYYLIGLHAAAALFHHYVMGDNTLRRILPARR; encoded by the coding sequence ATGACTCTGAAAAGCACCGCCGACCGTTACGGATCGCTGTCGATCAGCATGCACTGGCTAATGGTGCTGCTGCTGATCGCGGTTTACGCGGCCATCAACCTGCATGACATCGCCCCCAAGGGAAGCGACCTGCGCGCTGAGCTGAAACTCTGGCACTTCATCCTCGGCCTCGGGGTGCTTGCGCTGGTGCTCGCGCGCATTGTGCTACGTCTGACATCGGGGGCTACACCAGAAATCACACCACCGATTTCTCGCTGGCAGTCCCTATCGGCACAGGCCCTGCATGTCGCGCTTTACGCCTTCATGCTCGCCATGCCGCTAATCGGTTGGCTCGCGGTGAGTGCGAAGGGCGCGCCGATCACATTCTTCGGCCTACACCTGCCAATACTGATCGGCCAAGACAAGGAACTCTATGATTGGCTGAAGGAAACACACGAGGTCATCGGGACCGCAGGGTATTACCTGATCGGCCTGCATGCCGCCGCCGCCCTGTTTCATCATTATGTGATGGGGGATAATACCTTGCGGCGCATACTGCCGGCACGACGCTGA
- a CDS encoding FAD:protein FMN transferase: MSKTPTDLVRHALHGPTMGTSWSALFHTSAAVDPAPIRVALQGAVDQVDRQMSTWKPDSDLMQINRAPVGQWLTVPVELMEVLTKGLEIGRLSDGAFDIGMGDVVTAWGFGAKDADTKAMRIGLGMARIPTHEILELDPDALRLRKHDPISLDLSGIAKGYGVDRMMAVLKRFEIKGALVGIDGEMCALGRQPDGRPWTIAVERPDFELRAPLSILELSDCAVATSGDYRHWVELGAQRLSHTMDPARGGPLTSSPASVTVLAKTCMEADAWATALMVQRGLEGTKTADRLNLNALFIERDGDKFRQTAVGSLFGAEA, translated from the coding sequence ATGTCGAAGACACCTACTGATCTTGTCCGCCACGCCCTCCATGGTCCAACCATGGGCACAAGCTGGTCGGCACTGTTTCACACATCCGCCGCAGTCGATCCCGCCCCGATCCGCGTAGCCCTTCAGGGTGCCGTCGATCAGGTGGACCGACAGATGTCCACATGGAAGCCCGACAGTGATCTCATGCAGATTAACCGCGCGCCCGTTGGGCAATGGCTCACCGTTCCGGTCGAATTGATGGAGGTGCTGACGAAAGGGCTGGAAATCGGTCGCCTCTCGGACGGCGCGTTCGATATCGGCATGGGCGATGTCGTCACCGCCTGGGGCTTCGGCGCAAAGGATGCCGATACAAAGGCGATGCGCATCGGCTTGGGCATGGCACGCATCCCGACACATGAAATACTGGAGCTTGATCCCGATGCGCTGAGGCTTCGCAAACATGATCCGATTTCACTGGATCTGTCCGGCATCGCCAAAGGCTATGGCGTGGATCGGATGATGGCTGTGCTCAAGCGCTTTGAAATCAAGGGCGCCCTGGTCGGGATAGACGGAGAAATGTGCGCGCTCGGTCGGCAACCGGATGGCCGCCCGTGGACGATTGCGGTTGAACGACCCGATTTTGAACTTCGCGCACCGCTGTCGATTTTGGAGTTGTCGGATTGTGCCGTCGCGACTTCGGGCGACTATCGACACTGGGTCGAACTTGGCGCGCAGCGTCTGTCACATACGATGGATCCCGCACGTGGCGGGCCTTTAACGAGTTCGCCCGCCTCGGTCACGGTTCTGGCCAAAACCTGCATGGAGGCGGATGCCTGGGCGACCGCGCTGATGGTGCAAAGGGGTTTGGAGGGGACAAAGACCGCCGATAGACTGAACCTGAACGCCCTCTTTATCGAGCGCGACGGGGACAAGTTTCGCCAGACGGCGGTGGGGTCACTTTTTGGGGCCGAGGCTTAG
- a CDS encoding cytochrome c, whose protein sequence is MTANTATTRRNRIGAPVLAVTLAFAAGSAAGQEVMPVSPNLTPTLQDLLRKEMLSIEDASKQILSALIAGDDARVAELAQQIHDSFILQQSMTPKDKQDLMAAVPEGFVRRDRAFHEISASLAETARAGDQTRQHAEFNRMIEACSACHALYATDRFPKLAE, encoded by the coding sequence GTGACAGCAAACACCGCAACAACGAGACGAAACCGGATAGGCGCACCTGTGTTGGCCGTAACCCTTGCCTTTGCCGCCGGTTCTGCGGCGGGGCAAGAGGTGATGCCCGTTTCACCCAATTTGACGCCGACACTTCAAGACCTGTTGCGCAAGGAGATGCTGTCGATCGAGGATGCCAGCAAACAAATCCTGTCGGCCCTGATCGCCGGAGATGACGCGCGTGTCGCCGAACTGGCGCAGCAAATTCACGACAGCTTTATCTTGCAACAATCCATGACGCCAAAGGACAAGCAAGACCTGATGGCTGCGGTCCCAGAGGGTTTCGTGAGGCGCGACCGCGCGTTTCACGAAATTTCGGCCAGCCTGGCCGAGACTGCGCGCGCAGGCGACCAGACGCGACAACACGCCGAGTTCAATCGGATGATCGAGGCATGCTCCGCCTGCCATGCGCTCTATGCGACAGACCGATTTCCAAAGCTCGCTGAATAA
- a CDS encoding ATP-binding protein, translated as MRGPRSLQGRLALALGIGLTLLWLAAALATATLLRGEMDEVFDSTLEETAQRILPLAVLDILDREDEGVSERIATLRQHEEFFTYLVRDSQGRILMRSHAAEEVDFPPFDGMGFRQTKTHRLYYDAALQGTVTIAVAEPLSHRADVAREALMGLALPLFLIIPLSLIGIVAIVRLSLRPVRRFSGALASRGVRDLSAVDETRLPSEISPVVQAVNQLLERLRRALDAERSFTANAAHELRTPVAAALAQTQRLLAETTDPQAGQRAAEIEIALKRLTRLSEKLMQLARAEGGRLRQSHMSDLRPVLEMVLSDLKRSVGAGRIDATLADDPVPSDIDPDAFAILARNLVENALRHGSEQGPVQVILTGDGILRVINGGPTVPAETLARLTARFERGQALMQGSGLGLSIVRAIAEGAEGELILYSPVRGKTGGFEAVFRAPRGCHNTE; from the coding sequence GTGAGGGGACCGCGCTCTCTTCAAGGGCGGCTGGCGTTGGCGTTGGGGATCGGCCTGACGCTGCTATGGCTGGCGGCAGCATTGGCCACTGCCACGCTTTTGCGCGGCGAGATGGACGAGGTGTTTGATTCAACGCTGGAGGAAACCGCCCAGCGTATCCTGCCATTGGCGGTCCTCGACATTCTTGATCGCGAGGACGAGGGCGTCAGCGAACGCATTGCTACCTTGCGCCAGCACGAGGAGTTTTTCACCTATCTGGTGCGCGACAGCCAAGGCCGCATTCTGATGCGTTCGCACGCGGCCGAAGAGGTGGATTTCCCGCCTTTTGACGGCATGGGATTCCGCCAGACAAAAACCCACCGACTCTACTATGACGCAGCCCTTCAGGGAACCGTCACCATCGCCGTAGCCGAGCCGCTGAGCCATCGCGCCGACGTCGCGCGCGAGGCGCTGATGGGGCTGGCGCTGCCGCTGTTTCTAATCATTCCACTAAGCCTGATCGGTATCGTGGCTATTGTCCGCCTAAGCTTGCGGCCGGTTCGTCGCTTTAGCGGGGCTTTGGCCAGTCGTGGGGTGCGCGATCTGTCGGCTGTGGATGAGACCCGTTTGCCGAGTGAAATCTCGCCAGTAGTGCAGGCGGTCAACCAACTTCTTGAACGGCTACGGCGCGCATTGGACGCCGAGCGCAGTTTCACCGCCAATGCTGCGCATGAGCTGCGCACGCCGGTTGCCGCCGCGCTGGCCCAGACTCAGCGGTTGCTGGCTGAAACCACCGATCCGCAGGCAGGACAAAGGGCAGCCGAGATTGAAATAGCGCTCAAACGGCTCACCCGGTTGTCGGAAAAACTGATGCAACTGGCCCGCGCCGAGGGCGGGCGGCTTCGCCAGAGCCATATGTCAGACCTGCGCCCGGTGCTGGAGATGGTGCTGTCGGATCTGAAGCGGAGCGTCGGGGCGGGGCGAATTGATGCCACCCTTGCCGACGATCCGGTGCCTTCGGATATCGACCCTGACGCCTTTGCAATTCTTGCCCGCAACCTGGTCGAGAACGCATTGCGTCATGGTAGCGAACAGGGCCCCGTGCAGGTGATCCTGACGGGCGATGGTATCCTTCGGGTCATCAATGGCGGCCCGACGGTGCCAGCAGAAACGTTGGCCCGACTGACTGCAAGGTTTGAGCGGGGGCAGGCGCTGATGCAGGGCAGCGGGCTTGGCTTGTCGATTGTCAGGGCCATCGCAGAGGGCGCCGAGGGCGAGTTGATTCTGTATTCTCCCGTGCGGGGAAAAACAGGCGGGTTCGAAGCGGTGTTTCGCGCACCGCGCGGGTGTCACAACACTGAGTGA
- a CDS encoding PepSY domain-containing protein, translated as MLRSLHKFPGLIAALMIVVMTLSGAILSVFPALETVQAPAQSEATLSVSTLAERVSATYPGIEQIRRAPSGQITAFYFDDGRPGSVVIDPATGTGVATYEPSAFQRWMTSLHRSLFLDDAGRLTAAAGAAALLALSLSGLMLTARRMGGWRRIFTRLRGPLMGRLHVEVARWTVAGLLLSSTTALFMTASTFDLIPQGSALMFPSEVSGKTGAAPGTIALLRDTPVTALRELTFPYPGDPTDVFTLKTDSGAGYLDQGNGAILIWSDAGTWQHLTETIYMLHTGQGAAWLGLILGLMALGAPFMAGTGALLWLQIRRARPAIKGNVAPGKADTILLVGSEGGSTWGFAATLNASLTEAGHKVHTGAMSRFAPERYKSAERVIVLAATYGDGIAPASAKGFLARLSALPQAPRLPLAVLGFGDRQFPKFCGYANDVTRAAKEKGWPELLAMATVDRQSPQEFARWGHALGEAIGHPLDLSHSPAIARSHALTLISRRDYGVDMQAPAAILRFALPDTGLLSRLTGRGFGRFSPGDLLGILPKGSPVPRFYSLASGRRDGFVEICVSRHPGGLCSGQLLDLEPGDTVQGFIRHNPEFRPTKNRKPVILIGAGTGIGPLAGFARANRAKRPMHLYFGARHPDSDLFYEQELLDWQADNRLTSVTTAFSRTPTRSWVQDALRADATRIARLIEDGAQVLVCGGRDMAAGVAEAMSDVLMPAGLTPALLKAEGRYVEDTY; from the coding sequence ATGCTGCGTTCCTTGCATAAATTCCCCGGACTGATCGCGGCGCTGATGATTGTCGTCATGACACTCAGCGGTGCCATCCTGTCAGTTTTTCCCGCACTTGAGACCGTGCAGGCCCCGGCTCAGTCCGAGGCCACCCTGAGCGTGTCTACACTGGCCGAGCGCGTGAGTGCGACCTATCCGGGCATCGAGCAGATCCGCCGCGCGCCCTCCGGTCAGATCACCGCCTTCTATTTCGACGACGGCCGCCCCGGATCAGTGGTGATCGACCCCGCAACCGGTACAGGTGTAGCCACTTACGAGCCTTCCGCCTTTCAACGCTGGATGACTAGCCTGCACCGCTCGCTGTTTCTGGATGATGCCGGACGGTTGACGGCAGCCGCCGGTGCAGCAGCACTTCTCGCGCTGTCGCTTTCAGGCCTGATGCTGACCGCGCGGCGCATGGGCGGTTGGCGGCGCATCTTCACGCGCCTGCGCGGGCCGCTCATGGGGCGACTGCATGTCGAGGTGGCGAGATGGACAGTCGCAGGTTTGCTCTTGTCCTCCACCACCGCGCTGTTCATGACCGCCAGCACCTTTGATCTGATCCCGCAGGGCAGCGCCCTTATGTTCCCGTCCGAGGTCAGCGGTAAGACTGGCGCAGCCCCCGGCACCATAGCGCTGCTGCGCGACACGCCGGTGACTGCCTTGCGCGAGTTGACCTTCCCCTACCCCGGCGATCCGACGGACGTGTTCACCCTCAAGACCGATAGCGGCGCAGGTTATCTTGACCAGGGCAACGGCGCGATACTGATCTGGAGCGATGCCGGGACATGGCAGCACCTCACCGAAACCATCTACATGCTGCATACCGGACAGGGTGCGGCGTGGCTCGGCCTGATCCTTGGGTTGATGGCGCTTGGCGCGCCCTTCATGGCGGGCACTGGCGCCCTCCTCTGGCTTCAGATCCGCCGTGCGCGCCCAGCGATCAAGGGCAATGTCGCGCCAGGCAAAGCCGATACGATCCTGCTGGTGGGCAGCGAAGGCGGCAGCACCTGGGGCTTTGCCGCAACGCTGAACGCGTCGCTGACAGAGGCGGGGCACAAGGTTCACACCGGCGCGATGTCGCGGTTTGCGCCCGAGCGTTATAAAAGCGCCGAGCGGGTGATCGTGCTGGCAGCGACCTATGGCGACGGCATCGCCCCGGCCTCCGCCAAGGGGTTTCTCGCGCGGCTGAGCGCCCTTCCCCAAGCACCGCGATTGCCTCTCGCGGTTCTGGGCTTCGGCGATCGGCAATTCCCCAAATTCTGCGGCTATGCCAACGATGTGACCCGCGCCGCGAAAGAGAAAGGCTGGCCCGAGCTTCTGGCGATGGCAACCGTTGACCGCCAATCACCACAGGAGTTTGCCCGCTGGGGTCATGCCCTTGGCGAGGCCATCGGCCATCCGCTGGACCTCTCGCATAGTCCTGCCATTGCGCGCAGCCATGCACTGACCCTGATCTCGCGGCGCGATTATGGCGTCGACATGCAGGCGCCCGCTGCGATCCTGCGCTTTGCCCTTCCAGACACTGGGTTACTCTCGCGGCTCACCGGGCGCGGCTTCGGGCGCTTTTCGCCTGGTGATCTTTTGGGCATCCTGCCCAAAGGCTCGCCCGTGCCGCGCTTCTACTCGCTGGCCTCGGGTCGGCGCGACGGTTTCGTCGAAATCTGTGTCAGCCGCCATCCAGGCGGGCTCTGTTCGGGGCAGCTTCTCGATCTGGAACCTGGCGACACGGTTCAGGGGTTCATCCGTCATAACCCGGAATTCCGCCCTACCAAAAACCGCAAACCGGTGATCCTGATCGGCGCAGGCACCGGGATCGGGCCACTGGCAGGCTTTGCCCGCGCCAACCGCGCCAAACGCCCGATGCATCTCTATTTCGGCGCACGCCATCCCGACAGCGATCTATTTTATGAGCAGGAATTGCTGGATTGGCAGGCGGACAACCGGCTGACATCGGTTACAACTGCGTTTTCGCGCACTCCAACGCGGTCCTGGGTGCAGGACGCTCTTCGCGCCGATGCGACACGGATCGCGCGACTGATCGAAGACGGCGCGCAGGTGCTTGTCTGCGGCGGGCGCGACATGGCGGCAGGGGTCGCCGAGGCGATGAGCGACGTTCTGATGCCGGCCGGTCTGACGCCCGCACTCTTGAAAGCAGAGGGACGATATGTCGAAGACACCTACTGA
- a CDS encoding group III truncated hemoglobin, with protein sequence MNDMIIGAYDCSERKRAQFRQVAEIIGIDKTYLDRMLNFFGARVCFDRQLGRFCTEETGCDKARQMERMTVFWRMIALYEEGYSGNLVQVHRDLPDIRRQDFARWLELFRETLDETAPTPEAANYLMARATRVAHGLEKAVFERKADDISVLHEKVITDKRS encoded by the coding sequence ATGAATGATATGATTATCGGCGCGTATGACTGTTCGGAACGAAAACGCGCCCAGTTCAGGCAGGTGGCAGAGATCATCGGTATCGACAAAACCTATCTGGACCGGATGCTCAATTTCTTTGGCGCGCGTGTCTGCTTTGACAGGCAACTCGGTCGGTTCTGTACCGAAGAAACCGGCTGTGACAAGGCAAGGCAAATGGAACGGATGACGGTCTTTTGGCGGATGATCGCACTCTACGAGGAAGGGTATTCCGGCAACCTCGTGCAAGTGCATCGAGACCTGCCTGATATCCGGCGGCAAGATTTCGCGCGCTGGCTTGAGTTGTTTCGTGAAACACTCGATGAAACAGCCCCGACGCCCGAAGCCGCAAACTATCTCATGGCCAGGGCGACACGTGTCGCGCACGGTCTGGAGAAGGCGGTATTCGAGCGTAAGGCCGATGATATTTCGGTTCTGCACGAGAAGGTAATCACGGATAAAAGATCGTAG
- a CDS encoding alpha/beta fold hydrolase has translation MAVKHADGNNKMARTSEDLGNARIDGPEDGADTRPIHETLDHATQVWISRFTHGLSPAALMGAWFDWGTHILAAPGKRLELAEKAADKAARQARFMIKCASTTGDATPCIEPLPQDRRFRDEAWQMKPFNMIYQGFLLQQQWWHNAVSDVPGVSADHERELQFMTRQMLDMFSPSNFLLTNPEVLRKTRNTAGRNLVEGMQNLLEDMRAAMPGADPVSTGEFLPGRDVATTEGKVVYRNRLIELIQYTPKTDKVHVEPILIVPAWIMKYYILDLSRQNSMVRYLVEQGHTVFMISWKNPDAEDRDLTMEDYRRLGVMDALDVIGDIVPDRKIQGVGYCLGGTLLSVAAAAMQRDGDTRLASLSLLASQVDFSEPGELGLFINESQLAFLDSVMWKQGYLDTTQMAGAFQMLRSNDLIWSRMVREYLMGERFEMFDLMAWNADATRMPYRMHSEYLRKLYLGNDFTEGRFRVAEQPVHVSDIRVPIFAVGTLKDHVAPWKSVFKIDMLSDTDVTFALTSGGHNTGIVTPPDHPRRTYRISTRTEADLHVGPDTWIEQTPVHQGSWWEPWAEWLDGHAGAMVAPPRMGLKGKAPVADAPGTYVFQK, from the coding sequence ATGGCTGTCAAACACGCCGATGGGAATAATAAAATGGCCAGAACCAGCGAAGACCTCGGGAACGCGCGGATTGATGGTCCCGAAGACGGAGCCGATACCCGACCCATCCACGAAACCCTCGATCATGCCACGCAGGTCTGGATCTCGCGCTTTACGCATGGATTGTCGCCCGCCGCGCTGATGGGCGCCTGGTTCGACTGGGGCACGCATATCCTGGCAGCGCCGGGCAAGCGCCTGGAACTGGCCGAAAAGGCCGCAGACAAGGCCGCCCGGCAGGCCCGTTTCATGATCAAATGCGCTTCGACCACCGGCGATGCCACACCCTGTATCGAGCCGCTGCCGCAAGACCGCCGCTTTCGCGACGAGGCGTGGCAGATGAAGCCGTTCAACATGATCTATCAGGGCTTCCTGTTGCAACAGCAATGGTGGCACAATGCCGTCAGTGACGTTCCCGGCGTCAGCGCCGATCACGAGCGCGAGTTGCAATTCATGACGCGCCAGATGCTCGACATGTTTTCGCCGTCAAATTTCCTGCTCACCAACCCCGAGGTGCTGCGCAAGACCCGCAACACGGCGGGTCGGAACCTGGTTGAGGGGATGCAGAACCTTCTGGAGGATATGCGCGCGGCGATGCCCGGGGCCGACCCCGTGAGCACCGGGGAATTTCTGCCGGGGCGCGACGTGGCGACAACCGAGGGCAAGGTTGTCTATCGCAACCGGTTGATCGAGTTGATTCAATACACCCCGAAGACCGACAAGGTGCATGTCGAACCGATCCTGATCGTCCCGGCCTGGATCATGAAGTATTACATTCTCGACCTGTCGCGACAGAACTCGATGGTCCGCTATCTGGTCGAACAGGGCCATACCGTCTTCATGATCTCGTGGAAGAACCCCGACGCAGAGGACCGCGACCTGACGATGGAGGATTATCGCCGTCTCGGGGTAATGGACGCGCTGGATGTGATCGGCGACATTGTTCCCGACCGCAAGATCCAGGGTGTCGGATATTGTCTGGGCGGCACGCTCTTGTCGGTCGCGGCGGCGGCAATGCAGCGCGATGGAGACACGCGGCTGGCCTCGCTGTCGCTTCTGGCCAGCCAGGTCGATTTTTCCGAGCCGGGCGAGCTGGGGTTATTCATCAACGAAAGCCAGTTGGCGTTTCTGGACAGCGTGATGTGGAAACAGGGGTATCTTGATACAACCCAGATGGCGGGTGCGTTCCAGATGCTGCGCTCCAATGACCTGATCTGGTCACGGATGGTGCGTGAATATCTAATGGGCGAACGCTTTGAGATGTTCGATCTCATGGCGTGGAACGCAGATGCGACGCGTATGCCCTACCGGATGCATTCGGAGTATCTGCGCAAACTCTATCTCGGCAATGATTTCACCGAAGGGCGGTTTCGCGTCGCAGAACAGCCGGTGCATGTTTCCGACATCCGGGTGCCGATCTTTGCAGTGGGAACGCTCAAGGATCATGTTGCGCCGTGGAAATCTGTGTTCAAAATCGACATGCTGAGCGACACGGATGTGACATTTGCGCTGACCAGTGGCGGGCATAATACCGGGATCGTGACACCGCCGGATCATCCCCGCCGAACCTATCGGATCAGCACCCGGACAGAGGCCGATCTTCACGTCGGCCCCGACACATGGATTGAGCAAACGCCGGTGCACCAGGGGTCGTGGTGGGAGCCATGGGCCGAATGGCTTGATGGGCACGCGGGCGCCATGGTTGCGCCGCCGCGCATGGGCCTCAAAGGTAAGGCCCCTGTCGCCGATGCGCCAGGCACATATGTGTTTCAGAAATAG
- a CDS encoding TetR/AcrR family transcriptional regulator, protein MSAYKHKNLPAQERRDVTVQAVLDLAGSTNPSDITTSAIAKKMNLTQGAIFRHFPNKDAIWQAVMKWVAERLMARVEKAGEGIESPLERMQAMFLAHVDFVAEHPGAPRMLFGELQGSKATPAKRLARAILKQYAARLNELIEDGKARGELRADLDTSAAATLFIGTIQGLVMQALISGDMSNMTEDAPRVFAIYRRGIAKTQGIGEQQ, encoded by the coding sequence ATGAGTGCTTACAAACACAAGAATCTTCCGGCGCAAGAGCGCCGTGACGTTACCGTTCAGGCGGTGCTCGATCTGGCCGGCTCGACCAATCCCAGCGACATCACGACCTCCGCCATTGCCAAGAAAATGAACCTGACCCAGGGCGCGATCTTTCGGCATTTTCCCAACAAGGATGCGATCTGGCAGGCGGTGATGAAATGGGTGGCCGAACGTCTCATGGCGCGCGTCGAAAAAGCCGGCGAAGGGATCGAGTCGCCGCTTGAGCGGATGCAGGCGATGTTTCTGGCCCATGTCGATTTCGTGGCCGAACATCCCGGCGCACCGAGGATGCTGTTTGGCGAGTTGCAGGGGTCGAAGGCGACACCTGCAAAACGGCTCGCGCGCGCAATCCTGAAACAATACGCAGCCCGCCTCAACGAGTTGATCGAGGACGGAAAGGCGCGCGGCGAATTGCGCGCCGATCTGGATACCTCCGCGGCGGCAACGCTGTTCATCGGCACCATTCAGGGCCTCGTCATGCAGGCCCTGATCTCGGGCGACATGAGCAACATGACCGAAGATGCCCCGCGCGTCTTTGCCATCTATCGACGTGGCATCGCTAAAACGCAGGGTATCGGAGAGCAGCAATGA
- a CDS encoding DUF2271 domain-containing protein encodes MKTLLSALALTTALTVPALALAKPVTLTTTLNNYGGDGAYLALYVTDAQGAYMGSLWMAGSKAKYYEHLRDWYRATAGNPAEINGITGASVGAGRQLKITLDLADALFDAGYKLHIDASVEDMRDSPSEVVVPLTSAGAGKSVPGRRYIRDFTYNM; translated from the coding sequence ATGAAAACCCTACTCTCCGCCCTTGCCCTGACCACCGCCCTGACCGTACCGGCGCTGGCGCTGGCCAAGCCGGTCACCCTGACCACCACCCTGAACAACTATGGCGGCGACGGCGCCTATCTGGCGCTCTACGTCACCGATGCACAGGGCGCCTACATGGGCAGCTTGTGGATGGCCGGGAGCAAGGCGAAATATTACGAACATCTGCGCGATTGGTATCGTGCCACCGCTGGCAACCCGGCCGAGATCAACGGCATTACGGGCGCAAGTGTCGGTGCCGGACGGCAGCTGAAGATAACGCTCGATCTGGCCGATGCGCTGTTTGATGCCGGCTACAAGTTGCACATTGATGCCTCGGTCGAGGACATGCGCGACAGCCCCTCCGAAGTGGTTGTGCCGCTGACCAGCGCGGGTGCGGGCAAGTCGGTGCCGGGCCGTCGCTATATCCGTGATTTCACCTACAACATGTAA
- a CDS encoding PepSY domain-containing protein, whose translation MAQEQGWAVRRIKTDDGCYEIKGRDAKGRKFEVKLDPATLAVVETEYDDDDDDDRGRVMAPATAGTVQPPANGLFTPGSKPVIE comes from the coding sequence ATGGCACAAGAGCAAGGCTGGGCCGTGCGCCGGATCAAGACCGATGATGGCTGTTATGAAATCAAGGGCCGGGACGCCAAGGGCCGCAAGTTCGAGGTCAAGCTTGACCCCGCCACACTGGCGGTGGTCGAGACCGAGTATGACGATGATGATGATGACGACCGTGGGCGTGTCATGGCCCCTGCCACGGCCGGAACGGTCCAGCCGCCCGCCAACGGGCTTTTCACACCGGGCAGCAAACCCGTGATCGAGTGA